The Desulfovibrio sp. genome has a window encoding:
- the metF gene encoding methylenetetrahydrofolate reductase [NAD(P)H], whose product MRINDLLAQGKRFISLEFFPPKDKEAWPAFFYEVGKLSSLDPLFVSVTYGAGGSTQSNTLELVTRFSRDFGLNPMAHLTCVGASEDYLRSFLDALVAAGVDNVLALRGDPPQGQPDFKPENAAFQYASDLAGFIHKAYPDMCIGVAGYPEKHPQADSLDKDIDYLKLKVEKGGSFAITQLFFDNDHYFRFVERCRARGIGVPILPGVLPIMNLASIKRILSLCGATIPADYLSRLEAANDKGGADAVKEVGVEYARKQCRDLIERGAPGVHLYTLNKAQACLDIVKGLKLD is encoded by the coding sequence TTGCGCATCAATGATCTCCTGGCCCAGGGCAAGCGTTTCATCTCCCTGGAGTTCTTCCCCCCCAAGGACAAGGAAGCCTGGCCCGCCTTCTTCTACGAGGTAGGCAAGCTCTCCAGCCTCGATCCGCTTTTCGTGTCCGTCACCTACGGCGCTGGCGGTTCCACACAGTCCAACACCCTTGAGCTGGTGACGCGCTTCTCCCGCGACTTCGGCTTGAACCCCATGGCGCACCTGACCTGCGTGGGGGCTTCCGAAGACTACCTGCGCTCCTTCCTGGACGCCCTGGTGGCCGCCGGTGTGGACAACGTTCTGGCCCTTCGCGGCGACCCTCCCCAGGGTCAGCCCGATTTCAAGCCCGAGAACGCGGCCTTCCAGTACGCCTCGGACCTGGCCGGATTCATCCACAAGGCCTATCCGGACATGTGCATCGGCGTGGCCGGGTATCCGGAAAAGCATCCCCAGGCCGATAGCCTGGACAAGGACATCGACTACCTGAAGCTCAAGGTCGAGAAGGGCGGAAGCTTCGCCATCACCCAGCTCTTCTTCGACAACGACCACTATTTCCGTTTCGTGGAGAGGTGCAGGGCCAGGGGAATCGGCGTGCCCATACTGCCGGGCGTTTTGCCGATCATGAACCTGGCCTCCATCAAACGCATCCTCTCCTTGTGCGGGGCCACCATCCCGGCGGACTACCTTTCCCGCCTGGAAGCCGCCAACGACAAGGGCGGGGCCGACGCCGTGAAGGAAGTGGGCGTAGAGTATGCCCGAAAGCAGTGCCGGGACCTTATAGAGCGTGGCGCGCCCGGAGTGCACCTGTACACGCTCAACAAGGCCCAGGCCTGCCTTGATATCGTGAAAGGTTTGAAGCTCGATTAA
- a CDS encoding ABC-F family ATP-binding cassette domain-containing protein, translated as MSKITIQNLSKSLGGRDLLAHFSLEAVAGTRLAVVGPNGCGKSTFLRLLAGEAEPDSGRVILPAGARLGYVAQELAGSDLDEPLLAWVMSALPSWKEFWREWEHANLAHDENALAALTTRQAEMEHSLGYNPEHRAKAILSGLGFSDDAWPGPVRLLSGGWRERAKLARVLVAGADVLLLDEPTNHLDIEAVEWLEEYLLCFPGVLVFVAHDRIFLDRVGTQVLFLGGDKPAVRSGSFSEFVEWRAQTQQQIQAQAAQLAGAIGRQMAFVSRFGAKATKARQAQSKLKAVDKLQKELSSVTANIERKAKTLDFKLPQPARADKNILSAAELEFAFPGGKPLWPKLTFNLYRGQKVALAGPNGAGKTTLLKCITGELKPTGGGVKMGSMVRMGYFSQHQTEILRPNETVMSEIRRMSDPKASTEELCSVLGLFMLGESYFERFVRDLSGGEKSRLVLASLFLARANFLVLDEPTNHLDLESREALVNALSDYEGTILFVAHDRYLLSEAAEVVWTVGHDGLSEFLGGYEAYERHLKDQAKAACEVSCAPKVKAETRESRQAEKRRQAEERNALSRELKPKKDRYAALEAELEDVLTRQTGVEQVMADPDTYADAAKFSELSKEYHALKEKSDVLVLELGTLEEEIAALETRREAL; from the coding sequence ATGTCCAAAATCACCATTCAGAATCTTTCCAAGTCGCTCGGCGGACGTGACCTGCTCGCGCACTTCAGCCTGGAAGCCGTGGCCGGCACGCGTCTGGCCGTGGTCGGGCCCAACGGCTGCGGCAAGTCCACCTTCTTGCGTTTACTGGCCGGAGAAGCCGAGCCCGATTCCGGGCGGGTCATCCTTCCGGCTGGCGCGCGCCTGGGGTATGTGGCCCAGGAACTGGCAGGGTCGGATCTGGACGAGCCGCTCTTGGCCTGGGTGATGAGCGCGCTCCCCTCCTGGAAGGAATTCTGGCGCGAATGGGAACACGCCAACCTAGCCCACGACGAGAACGCCCTGGCGGCCCTCACGACGCGCCAGGCCGAAATGGAGCACTCACTGGGCTACAACCCGGAGCATAGGGCCAAGGCCATTCTCTCGGGGCTTGGTTTTTCCGACGACGCCTGGCCGGGGCCTGTTAGGCTCCTTTCCGGCGGCTGGCGGGAGAGGGCCAAGCTGGCCCGGGTCCTGGTTGCCGGGGCCGACGTCCTTTTGCTGGACGAACCCACCAACCACCTGGACATCGAGGCCGTCGAATGGCTCGAGGAGTACCTCTTGTGCTTCCCGGGCGTCCTGGTGTTCGTGGCCCACGACCGCATCTTCCTGGACCGGGTGGGCACCCAGGTGCTCTTCCTGGGGGGGGACAAGCCAGCTGTCCGCTCGGGCAGTTTCAGCGAATTCGTGGAGTGGCGTGCCCAGACCCAGCAGCAGATACAGGCCCAGGCCGCCCAGCTGGCCGGAGCCATCGGACGCCAGATGGCCTTCGTCAGCCGGTTCGGGGCCAAGGCCACCAAGGCGCGCCAGGCCCAGAGCAAGTTGAAGGCCGTGGACAAGCTCCAGAAGGAGCTTTCCTCCGTGACCGCCAACATCGAGCGCAAGGCCAAGACGCTCGATTTCAAGCTGCCGCAACCAGCCCGGGCAGACAAAAACATATTGTCCGCCGCCGAGCTGGAATTCGCCTTTCCCGGCGGCAAACCTTTATGGCCCAAACTCACCTTCAATCTGTACCGGGGGCAGAAGGTGGCTCTGGCCGGGCCCAACGGCGCGGGCAAGACCACGCTTCTCAAATGCATAACCGGAGAGCTCAAGCCTACCGGCGGCGGGGTGAAGATGGGCTCCATGGTGCGCATGGGCTATTTCAGCCAGCACCAGACAGAGATCTTGCGGCCCAACGAGACGGTGATGTCCGAGATCCGCCGCATGTCTGACCCCAAGGCCTCCACCGAAGAGCTGTGTTCGGTGCTCGGGCTTTTCATGCTTGGGGAGAGCTATTTCGAGCGTTTCGTGCGCGACCTCTCGGGCGGAGAGAAGTCCCGGCTGGTTCTGGCCAGCCTGTTCCTGGCCCGGGCCAACTTTCTTGTGCTGGACGAACCCACCAACCATCTGGACCTGGAGAGCCGCGAGGCCCTGGTCAACGCCCTTTCGGATTACGAAGGCACCATCCTGTTCGTGGCCCACGACCGCTACCTCCTTTCCGAGGCGGCCGAAGTGGTCTGGACTGTGGGGCACGACGGCCTTTCGGAGTTCCTGGGCGGTTACGAGGCCTATGAGCGCCACCTGAAGGATCAGGCCAAGGCCGCCTGCGAGGTGTCCTGCGCTCCCAAGGTGAAGGCCGAGACCCGCGAGAGCCGCCAGGCCGAGAAGCGCCGCCAGGCCGAGGAGCGAAACGCCCTCTCGCGCGAATTAAAGCCCAAGAAGGACCGCTACGCCGCCCTCGAGGCCGAGCTTGAGGACGTGCTCACCCGCCAGACCGGTGTCGAGCAGGTCATGGCCGATCCGGACACCTACGCCGATGCCGCCAAATTCTCCGAACTCTCCAAGGAGTACCACGCGCTCAAAGAGAAGAGCGACGTTCTGGTGCTGGAACTTGGCACCCTGGAAGAGGAGATAGCCGCCCTGGAAACCCGCCGGGAGGCCCTGTGA
- the leuC gene encoding 3-isopropylmalate dehydratase large subunit — translation MRQTLAQKILQSHTDETITQDGQIVRCRVDLVLANDITAPLAIKSFTKMGATKVFDKDKIALVCDHFTPNKDIDSAEQVKVVREFAKLMNVTHYYEGGDCGVEHALLPEIGLVGPGDVVVGADSHTCTYGGLGAFATGMGSTDIAGAMVLGETWFKVPPTIRVVLDGKLPEWVVGKDLILELIGMIGVSGALYKALEFTGPVVDQLSIEQRLSMSNMAIEAGGKVGIFPADAKALAYAKAAGRTGDKEVHADEGAHYEREVVIDCSKLTPRVACPHLPDNVKPVDECKGIRIDQSIIGSCTNGRIEDMREAAKVLKGKKVAKHVRCIVLPATPTIWKQALKEGLLEIFMESGCIVGPPTCGPCLGGHMGILAAGERSIATTNRNFKGRMGSLESEVYLSNPAVAAASAVAGEIRHPGKL, via the coding sequence ATGCGCCAGACTTTAGCTCAGAAAATCCTGCAGAGCCACACGGACGAGACCATCACCCAGGACGGACAGATCGTCCGCTGCCGGGTGGACCTCGTCCTGGCCAATGATATCACCGCCCCCTTGGCCATCAAGAGCTTCACCAAGATGGGCGCCACCAAGGTCTTCGACAAGGACAAGATCGCCCTGGTCTGCGACCACTTCACCCCCAACAAGGACATCGACTCCGCCGAACAGGTGAAGGTGGTCCGCGAGTTCGCCAAGCTCATGAACGTCACCCACTATTACGAAGGCGGCGACTGCGGCGTGGAGCACGCCCTGCTGCCCGAGATCGGCCTGGTGGGCCCTGGCGACGTGGTGGTCGGAGCGGATTCGCACACCTGCACCTACGGCGGCCTGGGCGCTTTCGCCACGGGCATGGGCTCCACGGACATCGCCGGAGCCATGGTGCTTGGCGAAACCTGGTTCAAGGTGCCCCCCACCATCCGCGTGGTGCTGGACGGCAAGCTGCCCGAGTGGGTGGTGGGCAAGGACCTGATCCTTGAGCTCATCGGCATGATCGGCGTGTCCGGGGCTCTGTACAAGGCCCTGGAGTTCACCGGCCCCGTGGTGGACCAGCTCTCCATCGAGCAGCGCCTGTCCATGTCCAACATGGCCATCGAGGCGGGCGGAAAGGTGGGCATCTTCCCGGCCGACGCCAAGGCCCTGGCCTATGCCAAGGCCGCTGGCCGCACCGGGGACAAGGAAGTCCACGCCGACGAGGGCGCCCACTACGAGCGCGAGGTGGTCATCGACTGCTCCAAACTCACCCCCCGCGTGGCCTGCCCGCACCTGCCCGACAACGTGAAACCCGTGGACGAGTGCAAGGGCATCCGCATCGACCAGTCCATCATCGGCTCCTGCACCAACGGCAGGATCGAGGACATGCGCGAGGCCGCCAAGGTGCTCAAGGGCAAAAAGGTGGCCAAGCACGTGCGCTGCATCGTGCTGCCCGCCACGCCCACCATATGGAAGCAGGCGCTCAAGGAAGGCCTGCTGGAAATCTTCATGGAGTCCGGGTGCATCGTGGGCCCGCCCACCTGCGGCCCCTGCCTGGGAGGCCACATGGGCATCCTGGCCGCCGGAGAGCGTTCCATCGCCACCACCAACCGCAACTTCAAGGGCCGCATGGGCTCCCTGGAGAGCGAGGTGTACCTGTCCAACCCGGCCGTGGCCGCCGCTTCGGCTGTCGCGGGCGAAATCCGCCATCCGGGCAAGCTGTAA
- a CDS encoding DUF2325 domain-containing protein: MTPTRRKLWEHEDYQCPILGTCLSMTELKKLARKLSVIVTPAASDYELHGFFVRECRQENSVSTFINKYLDKKYRKDIRNFAKATDETSLEAMWKHSVSIGDIPGPFWALMSHPAAEMALRHRAFGEIHMLSHLMGAANRADIKRLGKLENRVNELSQALFRVQAARSTQKLEWTVRMKEMEDKLENERTERLKLLRQVREAALPKTSPSVAPDAHREQLETMQNELRRQAAIIEELYTENTRLRERLDETTADLERAEKELVRVMPCAQGGGCTESGECREGGTCQHAQSSGNGDSYSCPALSGKNVLYVGGRCNLVRHYREMVERKGCRFHHHDGGVENSPSELYGKLSSADVVICPVDCVSHEACLSVKKACKHCMKPFLMLRSSGLSALARSLDQLETGVQ, from the coding sequence ATGACACCAACACGGCGTAAGCTCTGGGAACATGAAGACTACCAATGCCCTATTCTGGGTACATGCCTGAGCATGACGGAGCTTAAAAAACTGGCCAGGAAACTGAGCGTCATCGTGACGCCGGCGGCAAGCGACTACGAACTGCACGGCTTTTTCGTGCGCGAGTGCAGACAGGAAAACTCAGTATCCACTTTCATCAACAAGTATCTGGACAAGAAATACCGCAAGGACATCCGCAACTTCGCCAAAGCCACGGATGAGACTTCGCTGGAAGCGATGTGGAAACACTCGGTGAGCATCGGAGACATCCCCGGCCCCTTCTGGGCACTGATGTCGCACCCGGCGGCTGAAATGGCGCTCCGGCACCGGGCATTCGGGGAAATCCACATGCTTTCGCACCTCATGGGCGCGGCCAACCGCGCGGACATAAAGCGTCTCGGCAAGCTTGAGAACCGGGTGAATGAATTGAGCCAGGCCCTGTTCAGGGTTCAGGCCGCACGGAGCACCCAAAAACTGGAGTGGACGGTGCGCATGAAAGAGATGGAGGACAAACTGGAGAACGAACGCACCGAGCGTCTGAAACTGCTCAGGCAGGTTCGCGAGGCCGCTCTGCCAAAAACCAGCCCCAGCGTGGCTCCGGATGCCCACCGGGAGCAGCTTGAGACCATGCAGAACGAATTGCGGAGACAGGCGGCCATCATCGAGGAATTGTACACGGAGAACACCCGGCTGCGCGAGCGTCTGGACGAGACGACCGCCGACCTGGAGCGCGCTGAAAAGGAACTCGTGCGGGTGATGCCCTGCGCCCAGGGCGGGGGTTGCACGGAGTCCGGTGAATGCCGCGAGGGCGGAACCTGCCAGCATGCCCAGTCTTCCGGCAACGGCGACTCGTACTCCTGCCCGGCCCTTTCGGGAAAAAACGTGCTCTACGTGGGCGGGCGCTGCAATCTTGTGCGTCATTACCGGGAGATGGTCGAACGCAAGGGATGCAGATTCCACCACCATGACGGGGGCGTGGAAAATTCTCCCTCGGAACTCTACGGCAAACTGTCCTCGGCGGACGTGGTGATCTGCCCGGTGGACTGCGTGAGCCATGAAGCGTGCCTTTCCGTGAAAAAAGCGTGCAAGCACTGCATGAAGCCGTTTCTCATGTTGCGCAGTTCCGGGCTTTCCGCCTTGGCCCGCTCGCTGGATCAGCTGGAGACAGGCGTGCAGTGA
- a CDS encoding (deoxy)nucleoside triphosphate pyrophosphohydrolase encodes MIHVVAGIIWQDGRYLGVRRPEGKAHAGLWEFPGGKVEPGEDAACAMVRELREELDVEAVRVEYWREKIHEYPDFTVRLSFFHIRDFKGLPRPLEGQGLRWLTPAEALHLPFLEADRDIVKELSAL; translated from the coding sequence ATGATCCACGTTGTGGCGGGCATCATCTGGCAGGACGGCCGGTACCTGGGCGTTCGTCGTCCCGAGGGCAAGGCCCATGCCGGGCTCTGGGAATTCCCTGGCGGCAAGGTGGAGCCCGGGGAGGACGCGGCCTGCGCCATGGTTCGCGAGCTTCGCGAGGAGCTGGACGTGGAGGCCGTGCGGGTGGAGTACTGGCGGGAAAAAATTCACGAGTATCCCGATTTCACCGTGCGCTTGTCTTTTTTTCATATCCGTGATTTCAAAGGGCTTCCCCGTCCTCTGGAAGGCCAGGGGCTTCGTTGGCTCACCCCTGCCGAGGCCCTGCACCTGCCGTTTCTGGAAGCGGACCGGGACATCGTTAAGGAGCTGTCGGCGCTGTAA
- a CDS encoding GAF domain-containing protein yields the protein MSDCERNYYRSLYEAVRVINSSLEPMDLLNKIAEQTAKALEVKACSLRLLDKAKHNLLPGASFGLSKGYLRKGKVEVAKSKLDKEALQGKTVYVKDAATDPRFQYQEAAKTEGIISILVVPLKIEDNKIIGVMRVYSGTERTFCDSEVEFLIIMANLSAIAIENARLHQALKSDYELLTAFQYQTFED from the coding sequence ATGAGCGACTGCGAACGCAACTACTACCGTAGCCTTTACGAAGCCGTACGGGTAATCAACTCCAGTCTGGAACCCATGGATCTGCTTAACAAGATCGCGGAACAAACGGCAAAGGCCCTCGAGGTCAAGGCCTGTTCGCTGCGCCTGTTGGACAAGGCCAAGCACAACCTTCTTCCCGGAGCATCCTTCGGGCTTTCAAAGGGGTATCTGCGCAAGGGCAAGGTGGAGGTGGCCAAAAGCAAGCTGGATAAGGAGGCCCTGCAGGGCAAGACCGTGTACGTGAAGGACGCGGCCACCGATCCCCGCTTTCAATACCAGGAAGCGGCCAAGACCGAGGGCATCATCTCCATCCTGGTGGTGCCCTTAAAGATCGAGGACAACAAGATAATAGGCGTTATGCGCGTGTACTCAGGCACGGAACGCACCTTCTGCGACTCCGAGGTGGAGTTTCTGATCATCATGGCCAACCTCTCGGCCATCGCCATTGAGAATGCCAGGCTTCATCAGGCTCTCAAGTCCGACTACGAACTGCTGACCGCTTTCCAGTACCAAACCTTCGAGGATTGA
- the leuB gene encoding 3-isopropylmalate dehydrogenase, with the protein MIKNIVILPGDGIGPEIMVQAEKTLAKIGEKFGHEFKTSYHLIGGAAIDAENNPLPKATVDACKKADAVLLGAVGGPKWDTIEKSIRPERGLLGIRKELGLFANLRPAKLFAELKAACCLRPDIIGQGLDVMVIRELTGGAYFGTPRGQEVRGGERVAYNNMIYSETEIRRIAKVGFETARKRGKKLCSVDKANVLDVSQLWREVVIEVSKEYPDVELSHMYVDNAAMQLVRNPGQFDTIVTENLFGDILSDEAAVITGSIGMLPSASLGASGPGLYEPIHGSAPDIAGQDKANPLATILSVAMMIRYQFSMAAEADAIENAVSMILKEGYRTGDIMEPGKTLVGCVKMGDLVAERL; encoded by the coding sequence ATGATCAAGAATATCGTCATCCTGCCTGGCGACGGCATCGGGCCGGAGATAATGGTCCAGGCCGAGAAGACCCTGGCCAAGATCGGGGAGAAGTTCGGCCACGAATTTAAGACCAGCTATCATTTGATCGGCGGCGCGGCCATTGACGCCGAAAACAACCCTCTGCCCAAAGCCACGGTGGACGCCTGCAAGAAAGCGGACGCCGTGCTCCTGGGCGCGGTGGGCGGCCCCAAGTGGGACACCATTGAGAAGTCCATCCGCCCCGAGCGCGGCCTTCTGGGCATCCGCAAGGAACTGGGGCTTTTCGCCAACCTGCGCCCGGCCAAGCTTTTCGCCGAGCTCAAGGCCGCCTGCTGCCTGCGTCCGGACATCATCGGCCAGGGTCTTGACGTGATGGTCATCCGGGAACTCACCGGCGGCGCCTACTTCGGCACGCCCAGGGGCCAGGAAGTACGCGGCGGCGAACGCGTGGCCTACAACAACATGATCTATTCCGAGACCGAAATCCGCCGCATCGCCAAGGTAGGCTTCGAGACCGCCCGCAAGCGCGGCAAGAAGCTCTGCTCCGTGGACAAGGCCAACGTGCTGGACGTGTCCCAGCTGTGGCGCGAGGTGGTCATCGAAGTGTCCAAGGAGTATCCGGACGTCGAGCTCTCCCACATGTACGTGGACAACGCGGCCATGCAGCTGGTGCGCAACCCCGGCCAGTTCGACACCATCGTCACCGAGAACCTTTTCGGCGACATCCTCTCGGACGAGGCCGCGGTCATCACCGGGTCCATCGGCATGCTGCCCTCGGCTTCACTGGGCGCTTCCGGGCCGGGACTCTACGAGCCGATCCACGGCTCCGCTCCGGACATCGCCGGCCAGGACAAGGCCAACCCCTTGGCCACCATTTTGTCCGTGGCCATGATGATCCGCTACCAGTTCTCCATGGCCGCCGAGGCGGACGCCATCGAGAACGCCGTGTCCATGATCCTCAAGGAAGGCTACCGCACCGGCGACATCATGGAGCCCGGCAAAACTTTGGTTGGTTGCGTCAAGATGGGCGATCTGGTGGCCGAACGCCTGTAA
- the gap gene encoding type I glyceraldehyde-3-phosphate dehydrogenase has translation MNKVKVGINGFGRIGRQVLKALYERHHDIAEVVAVNDLFDTATNAHLLAYDTNYGHWSVGVSTDGEDMVVGDWRVANSKERDPRNIPWAAAGVDVVVESTGIFRAGPQANMHREAGAKKVIISAPAKDEDITVVLGVNGDAYDPAAHNIISNASCTTNCLAPVALVMHNAFGIKSGTMCTIHSYTNDQRILDLPHKDLRRARAAACNIIPTSTGAAKAVALVIPELKGRFSGYSLRVPTPAVSVVDFSAILEKPTDTETLRSTLKAAADGPLKGIMGYSEDPLVSSDFKGDPRSGIVEAEFCMVQDGVLAKVVAWYDNEWGYSCRVADLIKLMADKGL, from the coding sequence ATGAACAAAGTTAAAGTCGGTATCAACGGGTTCGGCCGCATAGGCCGACAGGTCCTCAAGGCTCTGTACGAACGCCACCACGACATCGCGGAGGTGGTCGCGGTCAACGATCTCTTCGACACCGCCACCAATGCCCATCTTCTGGCCTACGACACCAACTACGGCCATTGGTCCGTGGGGGTGAGCACGGATGGCGAAGACATGGTGGTCGGCGACTGGCGGGTGGCCAACTCCAAGGAGCGTGATCCGCGCAACATCCCCTGGGCTGCGGCCGGGGTGGACGTGGTGGTGGAATCCACGGGTATTTTCCGCGCCGGGCCCCAGGCCAACATGCACCGCGAAGCCGGAGCCAAGAAGGTCATCATCAGTGCGCCCGCCAAGGACGAGGACATCACCGTGGTGCTGGGCGTGAACGGCGATGCCTACGACCCAGCCGCGCACAACATCATTTCCAACGCCTCCTGCACCACCAACTGTCTGGCGCCCGTGGCCCTGGTGATGCACAACGCTTTCGGAATCAAAAGCGGCACCATGTGCACCATCCACTCCTACACCAACGACCAGCGCATTCTGGATTTGCCGCACAAGGACCTGCGCCGGGCCAGGGCCGCCGCCTGCAACATCATTCCCACCTCCACGGGTGCGGCCAAGGCCGTGGCCCTGGTGATTCCGGAACTCAAGGGGCGCTTCAGCGGCTATTCCCTGCGCGTGCCCACCCCGGCGGTTTCCGTGGTGGACTTCTCGGCCATTCTGGAAAAGCCCACGGACACAGAAACCCTGCGCTCCACCCTGAAGGCTGCGGCTGATGGCCCGCTCAAGGGCATCATGGGCTACAGCGAGGACCCGCTGGTTTCTTCCGACTTCAAGGGCGATCCTCGCTCGGGCATCGTGGAGGCTGAATTCTGCATGGTCCAGGACGGGGTCCTGGCAAAGGTGGTGGCCTGGTACGACAACGAGTGGGGCTACTCCTGCCGCGTGGCGGACCTCATCAAGCTCATGGCGGACAAGGGGCTGTAA
- a CDS encoding 3-isopropylmalate dehydratase small subunit — protein sequence MYKGRAHKVGAHIDTDAIIPARFLVTTDTEELGKNCMEGLEAGWVGRVKKGDIIVAGENFGCGSSREHAPLAILGAGIPVVVAHSFARIFYRNSFNMGLILLEVGDDAAKINDGDELEIDADKGLIKNLTSKETIKTAPVPAFMQEILDKGGLVNYVKDRQK from the coding sequence ATGTACAAGGGACGCGCGCATAAAGTCGGCGCTCATATCGATACGGACGCCATCATCCCGGCCCGCTTCCTGGTGACCACGGACACCGAGGAACTGGGCAAGAACTGCATGGAAGGCCTGGAAGCCGGTTGGGTGGGACGGGTCAAGAAGGGCGACATCATCGTGGCCGGAGAGAACTTCGGCTGCGGCAGCTCGCGCGAGCACGCGCCGCTGGCCATTCTGGGCGCCGGAATCCCGGTGGTGGTGGCCCACAGCTTCGCCCGCATCTTCTACCGCAACAGTTTCAACATGGGGCTCATCCTCCTGGAAGTGGGCGACGACGCGGCCAAGATAAACGACGGCGACGAGCTCGAGATCGACGCCGACAAGGGCCTCATCAAGAACCTGACCAGCAAGGAGACCATCAAGACCGCTCCGGTGCCTGCCTTCATGCAGGAGATTCTGGATAAGGGCGGCTTGGTCAATTACGTGAAGGATCGCCAGAAGTAA
- a CDS encoding phosphatase PAP2 family protein, with protein sequence MRFVNRPLLLFLLLLLPQQGLAGETFFVTREQIDFSRLLAPPPAVGSAHQQQEMAYLLELQKNRTQAQEAFAQADMERSVFRFADVLGEAFTAEKLPKTKAFFDKVKKDGDYLLDPAKKHWDRPRPYTTNPDIHPCVRKPENTSYPSGHSTFGTLTAIVLANMVPEKNAQLFARAELYRKNREIGGAHYPSDVEAGRICGTVIAAFMLQSPAFLEEFAVAKAELRGVLGLK encoded by the coding sequence ATGCGCTTCGTAAACCGCCCGCTTCTGCTCTTTCTCCTGCTTCTGCTGCCCCAGCAAGGCTTAGCCGGGGAAACGTTTTTCGTCACCCGTGAGCAGATAGACTTCTCCAGGCTGCTGGCTCCCCCGCCCGCTGTCGGCTCAGCGCACCAGCAACAGGAAATGGCTTACCTTCTGGAGTTGCAGAAAAACCGGACCCAGGCGCAGGAGGCCTTTGCCCAGGCCGACATGGAGCGGTCGGTGTTTCGTTTCGCGGACGTCCTGGGAGAGGCGTTCACGGCTGAAAAGCTGCCAAAAACCAAGGCCTTCTTTGACAAGGTGAAGAAGGACGGGGACTACCTCCTGGACCCGGCCAAGAAGCATTGGGACCGCCCCAGGCCGTACACTACCAACCCCGACATCCACCCCTGCGTGAGAAAACCGGAGAACACCTCCTATCCCAGCGGACATTCCACCTTCGGAACCCTCACGGCCATCGTTCTGGCCAACATGGTGCCGGAAAAGAACGCCCAGCTCTTTGCCCGCGCCGAGCTGTACCGGAAGAACAGGGAGATCGGCGGGGCGCACTACCCGAGCGATGTCGAGGCCGGGCGCATCTGCGGCACGGTCATCGCGGCCTTCATGCTCCAGAGCCCTGCCTTCCTGGAGGAGTTCGCCGTTGCCAAGGCCGAATTGCGAGGCGTTCTGGGACTCAAGTAG